CTTGCTCGATTTCAATAAGGTGCAGATCACGGCCGAAATGCTGGCCGATACTTTTGCCATGGATTTTATAACATCACCTATAATGAATCGGCGGGCTGCCGGATGAGATATGGGCAGACAACCTACGATTTTCAGGTAGGCGGTATGTTTTTTTCCTCGCCGGGCCAGCCGTTGACGGGCATTCAAGTGGCCGAATCGACCCTGGGATTTACATTGCTTGTCCACCCTGATTTCCTGCGAAACTATCCACTGGACGCCAAAATCAAGCATTATGGCTTTTTCTCTTACTCGGTGACCGAGTCGCTGCATTTGTCGGACAAAGAAAAGTTGATCATCGAAGGCATTGCCAGAAACATTGGCGACGAGCTCGAAACGGCGATCGACGAGCTGAGCCAGGATGTGCTGATTTCACAAATGGAGCTGATGCTGAATTATAGTCAGCGGTTTTACAAACGCCAGTTTATTACCCGAAACCCAATCCACAATGCATTGCTGGAAAAGATGGACCAATTGCTGAACAATTATTTCGACGAGGAGACCGCCCTGCTGAAAGGGCTTCCGAGCGTTCAATATTTTTCAGACCAACTACACGTTTCACCCCACTATCTTGGCGACATGCTCCGGGCACTGACCGGCCAGAGTACGCAGCCGCACATTCACAATAAGCTTATTGAGAAAGCAAAGGAAGTTTTGACATTTAGTGATCTGACAGTAGGTGAAATCGCCTATCAGCTCGGTTTTGAGCATCCGCAGTCTTTTAGTAAGTTATTCAAATCAAAGACAAACTTTTCCCCATTAGAATTCAGAGCGAGCTTTAATTAAAAGAGGCAGGCTATGAATTTTGAGAGTGATACGTATTGGAATTTATCGCAACAAGTGAGATGAAGTTTATCCAGTACCTCCGTTGCTACTTTTGGGGCCGTCCAGTTTTTGAATTGCAGCTCCCAGCTTGATTGTTGGGTTTGTTCGTTAAAAACCTCTGACAAGTCTCGAGTGCCTCGCGACGGAGAAATCGATTATCAAGTAAAGCCAAAGAATTAGGTCTCAAATCTTGTAATGGTTCAAACAGATATTAACTAAGTTGGAAATATAGTCATTTTATTGAGATTTAAAATCCGAATATTTGGTATCAAAATATCAGGGTCTCACAGCTATAAAATTGATACTCTATAAAGTATTTACACTGCTTTAAAGTATCAAGTTCGATATTTTGTGTTTTAGGGGCAATTGATGCAGCACTTACCGGATTATCTGCAAATTGAAGACAGCCGGGATGAAATTAATAAAGCAGTGCCTCAAATGCACTGCTTTGATTGCTCATATATATAGGCAGGAAGGTGGAGCTGCTTGGCAGCACTTCCCTTATTTCGATACAGTTGAAATGGAGCCGGAGGCCATAAACGTGGAAAGCTGTTTTTCAAATTGCTGCATTTTCGTTTTCAATGATTCAGTTTCAGCTTTCATGGATGTCTCGGCTTGTTTCAGGGTTGTGTTCTCTGCTTTTAGAGCCTCTACTTCCTTGATTAAAGCCTGGATTGCGATCAGGTTCACACCATCAAAATCAGCCTGGTTAATAGATTTATCTTCTCCGATTATCCCCAATTCATCGTGACCGAATGCTGCAAAAAAGTCCTGTGCCATCGGGCCGTAATGGCGGTATTGCTTCACGTCCTGCCCCTTGTAGTTCCAGCTTCCCAGCCGCATCCCGCTGATCTTTTTAAGAAACAGCGCACCATCTGTTGTACGAAAGTTTTCTTTCCGTGATGAGTCGGATACCACTGACCATGCATTAGCATTTGGTTGAAGCTGTACTCCGGATGGGGAGTTATCCTGTCGGGTGTTTGAGGTATACAAAACATAACCACCTGCAAAATGCATCATCATCTGGTTATTAGCTGTAGTATTGTAAGTGCAGCCCAAACAATTACTATCATCACCAATGATAAATGACCCTCTGTGATCTGCTCTAACAGAAGAACCCATAGCCGTAGAACGATCCTCACCTGCAGTTGTAAAAAAACCAAAGGCAGTTGAGCTTTCCCCGCTTGCTTGTGTACCAAATCCCATAGCCGTGGAATAAATTGCGTTAGCTTTGGTCATAGCACCGCTGGCGAAGGAATACCTGCCTACATTCGCGTTGTCCCAATGGGTATAGTAAAATTCGTCATTAGAAACCGCGCCGGCACGAAAGGCACCCTTGCTGCCATACCAGATCATTTTAGAAGCCCATGGCCTGTTTGGATTCTGTGATTGTACACCTGCTGTATCGGCTCCGAATAGTACTGTTTTTCCTTCCGCAACATTCAAAAAAGCTTTGGGTTCTGTTAAGCCTATCCCTACCTGAGCCTGTACCTGTAATGAAAGAAG
The sequence above is drawn from the Dyadobacter subterraneus genome and encodes:
- a CDS encoding helix-turn-helix domain-containing protein → MAESTLGFTLLVHPDFLRNYPLDAKIKHYGFFSYSVTESLHLSDKEKLIIEGIARNIGDELETAIDELSQDVLISQMELMLNYSQRFYKRQFITRNPIHNALLEKMDQLLNNYFDEETALLKGLPSVQYFSDQLHVSPHYLGDMLRALTGQSTQPHIHNKLIEKAKEVLTFSDLTVGEIAYQLGFEHPQSFSKLFKSKTNFSPLEFRASFN
- a CDS encoding tail fiber domain-containing protein, with translation MKNLSRTYLRFVMRIKSFNYLVASILLFLLSLQVQAQVGIGLTEPKAFLNVAEGKTVLFGADTAGVQSQNPNRPWASKMIWYGSKGAFRAGAVSNDEFYYTHWDNANVGRYSFASGAMTKANAIYSTAMGFGTQASGESSTAFGFFTTAGEDRSTAMGSSVRADHRGSFIIGDDSNCLGCTYNTTANNQMMMHFAGGYVLYTSNTRQDNSPSGVQLQPNANAWSVVSDSSRKENFRTTDGALFLKKISGMRLGSWNYKGQDVKQYRHYGPMAQDFFAAFGHDELGIIGEDKSINQADFDGVNLIAIQALIKEVEALKAENTTLKQAETSMKAETESLKTKMQQFEKQLSTFMASGSISTVSK